The proteins below come from a single Denticeps clupeoides chromosome 15, fDenClu1.1, whole genome shotgun sequence genomic window:
- the kdm7aa gene encoding lysine-specific demethylase 7A isoform X1: MAAAPLYCVCRQPYDVSRFMIECDICKDWFHGSCVQVQEHYAADIDVYHCPNCDVLHGPSLMKKRNNWHRHDYTEPNDGTKPVQAGTAVFVRRLQEKTFPSADEIVVRMQGSQVTPQYLERQGFSYPIMVPDLDGLGLKLPPPSFSVEDVEQYVGGSKVIDVIDVARQADSKMKLGEFVKYYYKPERPKVLNVISLEFSDTKMANLVVVPDVAQKMSWVENYWPDDSFFPKPFVQKYCLMGVKDSYTDFHVDFGGTSVWYHVLWGEKIFYLIEPTEANLALYEAWSSSFSQSEVFFGEKVDKCYKCVVQQGTTLLIPTGWIHAVLTSQDCMAFGGNFLHNLNICMQLRCYEMERRLKTPDLFKFPYFEAICWYVAKNLLDTLRDCRDDNVQPQAYLVEGVKALIIRLKTWLKREVTEPSSEIPDSVRPNHLIKELSKEIRHLEEDQGNCGMNKPMKSQVSTVCPLTRGTLERGCQSRRVPRKLRDHPKLPSNLDILEQHTREVLKRLEVGLLEEDPSFNSMLNIKFNNVSMASAATAERGVDNNLRLRLCNGRIVRDPRPRSRKDRHYSLSTELQMVKMEKTEPGQEVHRVTVKQEKPDSLDFLGSVHTELRGEAPASAGVSDDESEDGSSTERDSSEDDSRSSEGEKEDSSGSRKRDSGNGREHQSSKRHKRHKPLKRERPTSPSTEEAIEGMLSMAGLLYPPRPEEGANSQEPWWSSPSRLSPEHQGDRQHYVQAGKGFMDSQGNSSSEAWDSPLHPAGSPGPDELQYRESSTSPPLHPSKRQASNPPPISNQATKGKRPKKGMATAKQRLGKILKLSRHNRLFV; encoded by the exons CTGTGTCCAGGTGCAGGAGCACTATGCTGCAGACATCGACGTCTACCACTGTCCCAACTGCGATGTCCTGCACGGACCCTCCTTGA TGAAAAAGCGCAACAACTGGCATCGCCACGACTACACGGAACCCAACGATGGAACCAAACCAGTGCAGGCCGGCACCGCCGTCTTCGTCCGCCGGCTTCAGGAGAAAACCTTCCCCAG TGCAGACGAAATTGTGGTGCGGATGCAGGGCAGTCAGGTGACTCCGCAGTACCTGGAAAGGCAGGGCTTCAGCTACCCAATCATGGTGCCAGACCTGGACGGGCTGGGGTTGAAGCTGCCGCCGCCCAGCTTCTCCGTCGAAGACGTGGAGCAGTACGTGG GTGGCAGTAAAGTCATCGACGTCATAGACGTCGCCAGACAAGCAGACAGCAAAATGAAACTCGGCGAATTCGTCAAGTATTATTATAAGCCGGAACGGCCGAAGGTGCTGAACGTTATCAGCCTGGAGTTCTCCGACACCAA GATGGCGAACCTGGTGGTGGTGCCTGACGTCGCACAGAAGATGTCCTGGGTGGAGAACTACTGGCCGGATGACTCTTTCTTCCCAAAGCCCTTTGTCCAGAAGTACTGCCTTATGGGGGTGAAGGACAGCTACACTGACTTCCATGTCGACTTTGGGGGCACGTCTGTGTGGTACCATGTCCTCTGG GGAGAGAAGATTTTTTACTTGATTGAGCCGACCGAGGCCAACCTTGCACTTTACGAGGCCTGGAGCTCGTCCTTCAGCCAGAGCGAGGTGTTCTTCGGGGAGAAGGTAGACAAGTGCTACAAGTGCGTGGTGCAGCAGGGAACCACTCTGCTCATTCCGACAG GATGGATCCATGCGGTTCTCACATCTCAGGACTGCATGGCGTTTGGAGGGAACTTCCTGCACAACCTAAACATATGCATGCAGCTCAG GTGTTATGAAATGGAGAGGCGTCTGAAGACCCCAGACCTTTTCAAGTTCCCCTACTTTGAGGCGATCTGCTGGTATGTGGCCAAGAACCTCCTGGACACTCTAAGAG ATTGCCGTGATGATAATGTACAACCCCAGGCCTACCTCGTTGAAGGGGTGAAAGCTTTAATCATCCGGCTGAAGACTTGGCTGAAGAGAGAG GTCACCGAGCCCAGCAGTGAGATCCCAGACAGCGTCAGGCCCAACCACCTCATCAAAGAGCTCAGCAAGGAGATCCGCCACCTGGAG GAAGATCAGGGTAACTGCGGCATGAACAAGCCGATGAAATCTCAGGTAAGCACCGTCTGCCCTTTGACACGCGGCACGCTGGAGCGGGGCTGCCAGTCACGGCGGGTGCCACGGAAGCTACGGGATCACCCCAAGCTGCCCTCCAACCTAGACATCCTGGAGCAGCACACGCGTGAGGTGCTGAAGCGCCTGGAAGTGGGTTTGTTGGAGGAG GACCCTTCCTTCAACTCCATGCTAAATATAAAGTTCAATAACGTGTCCATGGCATCCGCCGCCACCGCGGAGAGAGGTGTGGACAACAACCTACGTCTCAGGCTCTGTAATGGACGAATCGTCAG AGATCCACGGCCGAGATCCAGAAAGGATCGCCACTACAGCTTATCAACAGAACTACAGATGGTGAAGATGGAAAAAACAGAACCTGGACAGGAGGTGCACAGAGTCACAGTAAAGCAGGAGAAACCAGACAGCCTTG ATTTTCTCGGTAGCGTTCACACGGAACTCAGGGGCGAAGCTCCAGCCAGCGCTGGTGTTTCTGATGACGAGTCTGAAGACGGCAGCAGCACGGAG AGGGACTCGTCCGAAGACGATTCCAGAAGCTCAGAGGGCGAAAAGGAGGATTCTAGTGGCTCTCGGAAAAGAGACTCAGGGAATGGAAGAGAGCATCAGTCAAGCAAGAGGCACAAACGACACAAACCCCTCAAGAG AGAACGCCCTacctcaccaagtacagaagaaGCCATTGAGGGCATGCTGTCTATGGCAGGACTGTTGTATCCACCCCGGCCAGAAGAAGGAGCCAACTCCCAGGAGCCCTGGTGGTCCAGCCCATCCCGGCTGTCTCCGGAGCATCAGGGGGATCGGCAGCACTACGTCCAGGCTGGCAAGGGCTTCATGGACAgccagggcaacagcagcagcgaGGCGTGGGACAGCCCTCTGCATCCGGCAGGCAGCCCAGGACCAGATGAGCTCCAGTACCGCGAGAGCTCCACGTCACCGCCACTGCACCCCTCTAAGCGACAAGCGTCCAACCCCCCGCCAATCAGCAATCAGGCTACAAAAG gcAAACGACCCAAGAAAGGAATGGCCACGGCCAAGCAGCGTCTGGGGAAGATCTTGAAGCTTAGTCGGCACAATCGCCTCTTTGTGTAG
- the kdm7aa gene encoding lysine-specific demethylase 7A isoform X2: MEPNQCRPAPPSSSAGFRRKPSPDEIVVRMQGSQVTPQYLERQGFSYPIMVPDLDGLGLKLPPPSFSVEDVEQYVGGSKVIDVIDVARQADSKMKLGEFVKYYYKPERPKVLNVISLEFSDTKMANLVVVPDVAQKMSWVENYWPDDSFFPKPFVQKYCLMGVKDSYTDFHVDFGGTSVWYHVLWGEKIFYLIEPTEANLALYEAWSSSFSQSEVFFGEKVDKCYKCVVQQGTTLLIPTGWIHAVLTSQDCMAFGGNFLHNLNICMQLRCYEMERRLKTPDLFKFPYFEAICWYVAKNLLDTLRDCRDDNVQPQAYLVEGVKALIIRLKTWLKREVTEPSSEIPDSVRPNHLIKELSKEIRHLEEDQGNCGMNKPMKSQVSTVCPLTRGTLERGCQSRRVPRKLRDHPKLPSNLDILEQHTREVLKRLEVGLLEEDPSFNSMLNIKFNNVSMASAATAERGVDNNLRLRLCNGRIVRDPRPRSRKDRHYSLSTELQMVKMEKTEPGQEVHRVTVKQEKPDSLDFLGSVHTELRGEAPASAGVSDDESEDGSSTERDSSEDDSRSSEGEKEDSSGSRKRDSGNGREHQSSKRHKRHKPLKRERPTSPSTEEAIEGMLSMAGLLYPPRPEEGANSQEPWWSSPSRLSPEHQGDRQHYVQAGKGFMDSQGNSSSEAWDSPLHPAGSPGPDELQYRESSTSPPLHPSKRQASNPPPISNQATKGKRPKKGMATAKQRLGKILKLSRHNRLFV, translated from the exons ATGGAACCAAACCAGTGCAGGCCGGCACCGCCGTCTTCGTCCGCCGGCTTCAGGAGAAAACCTTCCCCAG ACGAAATTGTGGTGCGGATGCAGGGCAGTCAGGTGACTCCGCAGTACCTGGAAAGGCAGGGCTTCAGCTACCCAATCATGGTGCCAGACCTGGACGGGCTGGGGTTGAAGCTGCCGCCGCCCAGCTTCTCCGTCGAAGACGTGGAGCAGTACGTGG GTGGCAGTAAAGTCATCGACGTCATAGACGTCGCCAGACAAGCAGACAGCAAAATGAAACTCGGCGAATTCGTCAAGTATTATTATAAGCCGGAACGGCCGAAGGTGCTGAACGTTATCAGCCTGGAGTTCTCCGACACCAA GATGGCGAACCTGGTGGTGGTGCCTGACGTCGCACAGAAGATGTCCTGGGTGGAGAACTACTGGCCGGATGACTCTTTCTTCCCAAAGCCCTTTGTCCAGAAGTACTGCCTTATGGGGGTGAAGGACAGCTACACTGACTTCCATGTCGACTTTGGGGGCACGTCTGTGTGGTACCATGTCCTCTGG GGAGAGAAGATTTTTTACTTGATTGAGCCGACCGAGGCCAACCTTGCACTTTACGAGGCCTGGAGCTCGTCCTTCAGCCAGAGCGAGGTGTTCTTCGGGGAGAAGGTAGACAAGTGCTACAAGTGCGTGGTGCAGCAGGGAACCACTCTGCTCATTCCGACAG GATGGATCCATGCGGTTCTCACATCTCAGGACTGCATGGCGTTTGGAGGGAACTTCCTGCACAACCTAAACATATGCATGCAGCTCAG GTGTTATGAAATGGAGAGGCGTCTGAAGACCCCAGACCTTTTCAAGTTCCCCTACTTTGAGGCGATCTGCTGGTATGTGGCCAAGAACCTCCTGGACACTCTAAGAG ATTGCCGTGATGATAATGTACAACCCCAGGCCTACCTCGTTGAAGGGGTGAAAGCTTTAATCATCCGGCTGAAGACTTGGCTGAAGAGAGAG GTCACCGAGCCCAGCAGTGAGATCCCAGACAGCGTCAGGCCCAACCACCTCATCAAAGAGCTCAGCAAGGAGATCCGCCACCTGGAG GAAGATCAGGGTAACTGCGGCATGAACAAGCCGATGAAATCTCAGGTAAGCACCGTCTGCCCTTTGACACGCGGCACGCTGGAGCGGGGCTGCCAGTCACGGCGGGTGCCACGGAAGCTACGGGATCACCCCAAGCTGCCCTCCAACCTAGACATCCTGGAGCAGCACACGCGTGAGGTGCTGAAGCGCCTGGAAGTGGGTTTGTTGGAGGAG GACCCTTCCTTCAACTCCATGCTAAATATAAAGTTCAATAACGTGTCCATGGCATCCGCCGCCACCGCGGAGAGAGGTGTGGACAACAACCTACGTCTCAGGCTCTGTAATGGACGAATCGTCAG AGATCCACGGCCGAGATCCAGAAAGGATCGCCACTACAGCTTATCAACAGAACTACAGATGGTGAAGATGGAAAAAACAGAACCTGGACAGGAGGTGCACAGAGTCACAGTAAAGCAGGAGAAACCAGACAGCCTTG ATTTTCTCGGTAGCGTTCACACGGAACTCAGGGGCGAAGCTCCAGCCAGCGCTGGTGTTTCTGATGACGAGTCTGAAGACGGCAGCAGCACGGAG AGGGACTCGTCCGAAGACGATTCCAGAAGCTCAGAGGGCGAAAAGGAGGATTCTAGTGGCTCTCGGAAAAGAGACTCAGGGAATGGAAGAGAGCATCAGTCAAGCAAGAGGCACAAACGACACAAACCCCTCAAGAG AGAACGCCCTacctcaccaagtacagaagaaGCCATTGAGGGCATGCTGTCTATGGCAGGACTGTTGTATCCACCCCGGCCAGAAGAAGGAGCCAACTCCCAGGAGCCCTGGTGGTCCAGCCCATCCCGGCTGTCTCCGGAGCATCAGGGGGATCGGCAGCACTACGTCCAGGCTGGCAAGGGCTTCATGGACAgccagggcaacagcagcagcgaGGCGTGGGACAGCCCTCTGCATCCGGCAGGCAGCCCAGGACCAGATGAGCTCCAGTACCGCGAGAGCTCCACGTCACCGCCACTGCACCCCTCTAAGCGACAAGCGTCCAACCCCCCGCCAATCAGCAATCAGGCTACAAAAG gcAAACGACCCAAGAAAGGAATGGCCACGGCCAAGCAGCGTCTGGGGAAGATCTTGAAGCTTAGTCGGCACAATCGCCTCTTTGTGTAG